The Rhipicephalus sanguineus isolate Rsan-2018 chromosome 7, BIME_Rsan_1.4, whole genome shotgun sequence genome includes a window with the following:
- the LOC119400256 gene encoding carbohydrate sulfotransferase 8, with amino-acid sequence MRKSTALGVSLVAFLLVAAAWFRNNRRHDAAANDVDDQEAQLWAEQTRRVRLLEEVCARQDRDLLGPHYLGSRSNRRRGKPAHCPPRLCPIFVDDFRKVALCFVPKVASTSLKSLFASLLRINATSGKRDDDALHSSFNERVFRIGPTQWPPSKLRQYTRVLFVRHPFERLVSAFEDKAGKPRDRERFFYDVYWDRILAGNNRSSSNNSTNNSTRAITFPQFVDYLLRVPVSQWDDHWAPYYSRCEPCLFRYNFVGHLETVGQDMALLWRRVGLKTSPQSSTLERRNATPRKPRRQHYFDQLTPSQVEGLYHRYFYDFVLFGYDHRNYTTGSDI; translated from the exons ATGAGGAAGTCCACCGCGCTCGGCGTATCGCTTGTGGCGTTCCTACTGGTCGCCGCTGCCTGGTTTCGAAACAACAGACGCCACGACGCGGCCGCCAACGACGTGGACGATCAG GAGGCGCAGCTCTGGGCCGAGCAGACTCGCCGGGTGCGACTTCTGGAAGAGGTGTGCGCCAGACAGGACCGAGACCTTCTGGGTCCTCACTACCTGGGAAGTCGCAGCAACCGTCGTCGCGGCAAGCCCGCCCACTGCCCACCCCGGCTGTGCCCCATCTTCGTGGACGACTTCAGGAAAGTGGCCCTCTGCTTCGTGCCAAAG GTGGCCTCAACATCGCTGAAGTCCCTGTTTGCCTCTCTGCTGCGAATCAACGCCACCTCCGGCAAACGGGATGACGACGCACTGCACTCCTCGTTCAACGAGCGGGTGTTCCGGATCGGTCCCACACAGTGGCCTCCTAGTAAGCTGCGCCAGTACACGAGG GTGCTTTTCGTGCGGCACCCTTTCGAGCGTCTAGTCTCAGCCTTCGAGGACAAGGCCGGCAAGCCCAGGGACCGGGAACGCTTCTTCTACGATGTCTACTGGGACCGCATCCTCGCTGGCAACAATAGAAGCAGCAGCAACAACTCCACAAACAACTCGACCCGCGCCATCACCTTCCCGCAGTTCGTGGACTACTTACTTAGGGTGCCTGTATCCCAGTGGGACGACCACTGGGCTCCGTACTACTCGCGTTGTGAACCGTGTCTCTTCCGGTACAACTTCGTGGGACACCTGGAGACGGTCGGACAGGACATGGCGTTGCTGTGGCGACGCGTGGGTCTGAAAACCTCGCCCCAGTCGTCGACGCTGGAGCGCCGCAACGCGACGCCTCGGAAGCCTCGCCGGCAACACTACTTCGACCAATTGACGCCGAGTCAGGTGGAAGGACTCTACCACCGGTACTTCTACGATTTCGTGCTGTTCGGATACGATCATCGGAACTACACCACCGGTTCTGATATCTAG